A DNA window from Mus caroli chromosome 8, CAROLI_EIJ_v1.1, whole genome shotgun sequence contains the following coding sequences:
- the LOC110299801 gene encoding leukotriene-B(4) omega-hydroxylase 2 isoform X2, which produces MPQLSLSWLGLGHTAASPWLLLLLAGASCLLAYILTPIYAVFENSLRLRCFPQPPKRNWILGHLGLVSSSEEGLLYIQSLVRTFRDACCWWVGPLHPVIRIFHPAFIKPVVLAPALVAPKDTVFYRFLKPWLGDGLLVSTGDKWSRHRRMLTPAFHFNILKPYVKIFNDSTNIMHAKWQHLASNGSAYLNMFEHISLMTLDSLQKCVFSFDSNCQEKPSEYINAILELSALVARRHQRLLLHVDLFYYLTHDGMRFRKACRLVHDFTDAVIRERRRTLLDQGADDVLKAKAKAKAKTLDFIDVLLLSKDEHGKSLSDEDIRAEADTFMFGGHDTTASGLSWILYNLARHPEYQERCRQEVRELLRDREPEEIEWDDLAQLPFLTMCIKESLRLHPPVTAISRCCTQDIMLPDGRVIPKGVICRISIFGTHHNPAVWPDPEVYDPFRFDADNVKGRSPLAFIPFSAGPRNCIGQTFAMSEMKVALALTLLRFRVLPDDKEPRRKPELILRAEDGLWLKVEPLSAGAQ; this is translated from the exons ATGCCACAGCTGAGCCTGTCCTGGCTGGGCCTGGGCCACACAGCAGCCTCTCCatggctgttgctgctgctggctgGGGCCTCCTGCCTTCTGGCTTACATCCTGACACCAATTTATGCTGTTTTTGAGAACTCTCTTCGCCTCCGCTGTTTCCCACAGCCCCCCAAACGGAACTGGATCTTGGGACACCTAGGCCTGGTAAGT AGCTCAGAGGAAGGACTCCTGTACATCCAGAGCCTGGTGCGGACCTTCAGGGATGCATGCTGCTGGTGGGTGGGGCCGTTGCACCCTGTCATCCGCATATTCCACCCTGCTTTCATCAAGCCTGTGGTCTTGGCTCCAG CTTTAGTTGCCCCCAAGGACACAGTCTTCTACCGTTTCCTGAAGCCGTGGCTAG GGGATGGCCTCTTGGTGAGTACTGGTGACAAGTGGAGCCGCCACCGTCGCATGCTGACACCTGCCTTCCATTTCAACATCCTGAAGCCCTATGTGAAGATTTTTAATGACAGCACCAACATCATGCAC GCCAAGTGGCAGCACCTGGCCTCCAACGGCAGTGCCTATTTGAACATGTTTGAACACATCAGCCTCATGACCCTGGACAGTCTGCAGAAGTGTGTTTTCAGCTTTGACAGCAATTGCCAGGA GAAGCCTAGTGAATACATCAATGCCATCTTAGAACTTAGTGCCTTAGTGGCCAGAAGACACCAGAGGCTGCTTCTGCACGTGGACCTGTTTTATTACCTCACCCATGATGGGATGCGCTTCCGGAAGGCCTGCCGTCTAGTGCATGACTTCACTGATGCTGTCATCCGGGAGCGGCGCCGCACCCTCCTTGATCAGGGTGCTGATGATGTCctcaaggccaaggccaaggccaaggccaagacTTTGGACTTCATTGATGTGCTGCTGCTGAGCAAG GATGAACATGGAAAGTCTCTGTCTGATGAGGACATCCGAGCGGAGGCTGACACCTTCATGTTTGGAG GCCATGACACCACGGCCAGTGGGCTCTCCTGGATCCTGTACAACCTGGCGAGGCACCCAGAATACCAGGAGCGCTGCCGGCAGGAGGTGCGGGAGCTCCTGAGGGACCGCGAGCCTGAGGAGATTGAATG GGACGACCTGGCCCAGCTGCCATTCCTCACCATGTGCATTAAGGAGAGCCTACGGCTGCACCCTCCGGTCACTGCAATCTCCCGTTGCTGCACTCAGGACATTATGCTCCCAGATGGTCGGGTCATCCCTAAAG GTGTCATCTGCCGAATAAGTATTTTCGGGACACATCACAATCCAGCTGTGTGGCCAGACCCGGAG GTCTATGACCCCTTCCGCTTTGATGCAGACAACGTCAAGGGCAGGTCACCCCTGGCTTTTATTCCCTTCTCGGCTGGGCCCAG GAACTGCATAGGACAGACTTTCGCCATGAGCGAGATGAAAGTGGCACTGGCGCTGACTCTGCTGCGCTTCCGCGTTCTGCCGGATGACAAGGAGCCCCGCAGAAAGCCAGAGCTGATCCTGCGCGCAGAAGACGGGCTGTGGCTGAAGGTGGAGCCGCTCAGCGCAGGCGCGCAGTGA
- the LOC110299801 gene encoding leukotriene-B(4) omega-hydroxylase 2 isoform X1: MPQLSLSWLGLGHTAASPWLLLLLAGASCLLAYILTPIYAVFENSLRLRCFPQPPKRNWILGHLGLIQSSEEGLLYIQSLVRTFRDACCWWVGPLHPVIRIFHPAFIKPVVLAPALVAPKDTVFYRFLKPWLGDGLLVSTGDKWSRHRRMLTPAFHFNILKPYVKIFNDSTNIMHAKWQHLASNGSAYLNMFEHISLMTLDSLQKCVFSFDSNCQEKPSEYINAILELSALVARRHQRLLLHVDLFYYLTHDGMRFRKACRLVHDFTDAVIRERRRTLLDQGADDVLKAKAKAKAKTLDFIDVLLLSKDEHGKSLSDEDIRAEADTFMFGGHDTTASGLSWILYNLARHPEYQERCRQEVRELLRDREPEEIEWDDLAQLPFLTMCIKESLRLHPPVTAISRCCTQDIMLPDGRVIPKGVICRISIFGTHHNPAVWPDPEVYDPFRFDADNVKGRSPLAFIPFSAGPRNCIGQTFAMSEMKVALALTLLRFRVLPDDKEPRRKPELILRAEDGLWLKVEPLSAGAQ; the protein is encoded by the exons ATGCCACAGCTGAGCCTGTCCTGGCTGGGCCTGGGCCACACAGCAGCCTCTCCatggctgttgctgctgctggctgGGGCCTCCTGCCTTCTGGCTTACATCCTGACACCAATTTATGCTGTTTTTGAGAACTCTCTTCGCCTCCGCTGTTTCCCACAGCCCCCCAAACGGAACTGGATCTTGGGACACCTAGGCCTG ATCCAGAGCTCAGAGGAAGGACTCCTGTACATCCAGAGCCTGGTGCGGACCTTCAGGGATGCATGCTGCTGGTGGGTGGGGCCGTTGCACCCTGTCATCCGCATATTCCACCCTGCTTTCATCAAGCCTGTGGTCTTGGCTCCAG CTTTAGTTGCCCCCAAGGACACAGTCTTCTACCGTTTCCTGAAGCCGTGGCTAG GGGATGGCCTCTTGGTGAGTACTGGTGACAAGTGGAGCCGCCACCGTCGCATGCTGACACCTGCCTTCCATTTCAACATCCTGAAGCCCTATGTGAAGATTTTTAATGACAGCACCAACATCATGCAC GCCAAGTGGCAGCACCTGGCCTCCAACGGCAGTGCCTATTTGAACATGTTTGAACACATCAGCCTCATGACCCTGGACAGTCTGCAGAAGTGTGTTTTCAGCTTTGACAGCAATTGCCAGGA GAAGCCTAGTGAATACATCAATGCCATCTTAGAACTTAGTGCCTTAGTGGCCAGAAGACACCAGAGGCTGCTTCTGCACGTGGACCTGTTTTATTACCTCACCCATGATGGGATGCGCTTCCGGAAGGCCTGCCGTCTAGTGCATGACTTCACTGATGCTGTCATCCGGGAGCGGCGCCGCACCCTCCTTGATCAGGGTGCTGATGATGTCctcaaggccaaggccaaggccaaggccaagacTTTGGACTTCATTGATGTGCTGCTGCTGAGCAAG GATGAACATGGAAAGTCTCTGTCTGATGAGGACATCCGAGCGGAGGCTGACACCTTCATGTTTGGAG GCCATGACACCACGGCCAGTGGGCTCTCCTGGATCCTGTACAACCTGGCGAGGCACCCAGAATACCAGGAGCGCTGCCGGCAGGAGGTGCGGGAGCTCCTGAGGGACCGCGAGCCTGAGGAGATTGAATG GGACGACCTGGCCCAGCTGCCATTCCTCACCATGTGCATTAAGGAGAGCCTACGGCTGCACCCTCCGGTCACTGCAATCTCCCGTTGCTGCACTCAGGACATTATGCTCCCAGATGGTCGGGTCATCCCTAAAG GTGTCATCTGCCGAATAAGTATTTTCGGGACACATCACAATCCAGCTGTGTGGCCAGACCCGGAG GTCTATGACCCCTTCCGCTTTGATGCAGACAACGTCAAGGGCAGGTCACCCCTGGCTTTTATTCCCTTCTCGGCTGGGCCCAG GAACTGCATAGGACAGACTTTCGCCATGAGCGAGATGAAAGTGGCACTGGCGCTGACTCTGCTGCGCTTCCGCGTTCTGCCGGATGACAAGGAGCCCCGCAGAAAGCCAGAGCTGATCCTGCGCGCAGAAGACGGGCTGTGGCTGAAGGTGGAGCCGCTCAGCGCAGGCGCGCAGTGA